The Candidatus Sericytochromatia bacterium DNA window GACCAGGAAGCGGTCCCCCCGAGCGAACAACCAGCGCAAGCGGGGCAACCACTTCCGCTCGCGCGGCAGTTTCGACACGTCGTATCCGTAGAAGGTGGTCACCAGAGGCAAACCGAATCGCAGGGCGGCTCCCAGCATCAGCACCCCGCGATCGCCGAAATGGGCGTGAATCAGGGCTGGCGAATGCTGCTTCAGCAGGCCTCGGTATGCGCCGGGCCAGTTGGCGAAGCGCCAGTGGCGATGCAAGCGATTCAGCCAGACCAGCCCCCTGCCCAGCGGCTCGCGGGGCAATTCGTGGACGACGGGCCACGGAAACCACTCGTCGTGGAGCCGCCGGTCGCAAGCCACCACCGCCTTGAACCCTGGCGTCGAGCGCATCTGCTCGTAGACCCAGTTTTCCGTGAGGGGCAAGAAATCGCGCATGGCGTGCAGCACCACGGGCTGTTCAGCCTCTGCCTGGCGCGACATCAGCTGCCTCCCGAACGGTGGTGCAGCCGGCCGAGCCCATAGCGCAGCGCCAGGAAGGCTCGCGTGGCCGGCCTTATCGTTTCCCAGCCCGAGAATGCTCGTTCTTGCGCGCCAAAGGAACTCTTGAACTGGCGAACGCCCTCCAGTCCCTGGCTGGGCCCCAGGTCGAGGTAGCGAGCCCCCGCCCGCCAGTATCGGGCCAGGGCGGCCTCCAGCAGCGCATTGGCCGGTGCGGCCTCGCGCTCCTGCGTGGCGGAAGCCCCTGCCAGATAGTGAACCCCCTCGCCGTGGTGCAAAAAGATCATGGCGGCGACCGGGGTGGCCTCTCGCCAGGCGATCGCGACCTGCGCGTTCCCATCGCCGCGCGAGACCACGGCCTGGAAGAAAGCAGCGGGGCGCTCCCACGTCAGACGAGGCCCCCAACGCTGGATGCTTTCGCGATACAAGCGGTCAAAGATGGCCACCGCCGCCGCATCCGTTTGCCAGGTCACGCGGACACCGAGCCGTCGTGCCTTGTTACAGCGCGCCTTGCAGCCCCGGCTGAAGGCCGCCCACATCTGCTCTGGCGGGGCCAGCGGCAACCAGTGGGTGGATTGCGAGAGCGGCTGCCAGTGGGAAGCTGTCCGCGGCACCACCTCCGACCGGGCGAACGGATTGTCCCAGACCCGCGCAGAACGGTAACGCTGACGCACCCGTTCGAAAGCCTCGGTCAGCGCATGCTCTTCAAGCCCACGCGGGGAAACGAGCGCCCCGTAGACGCCGGTTTCGCCGGCGATCGCCAGCGGCAGGTAACCTCCGGCAAAACGGTGCAGACACAGCGGCAGCAAAGCCCAGTTTCCATCGGTGAAGGTCAACTTGGTCCGCGCCAGCTGAGCACCAAGACCTTGTTCCAGGGCCTCCAGCCAGAGATTGGTGTGGAAATAGGTCGCCTCCCGACACGCCATCAGGAGCGCCTCCCAACGAGGCGGGCTGACGTTCCAATCCACCGAGGCAATCTGGGCGGTGGGGCGTACCCGATTGGGCAGGCTCATCGCGCCACCTGCGCCAGGACCCGCCTGACGGCTGAGACCACGTCCCAGGCATCGTCCTCGGTCATCTTGGGCGACAGCGGCAGGGACACGGTGCGTCGCCCGATCTCTTCGGCGTGGGGGAACTGGCCCACGCGATAGCCGAAGCGCTCGCGGTAATAGGGTTGGAGATGCAAGGGCTCGAAGTGAACCCCCGTCCCGATGTTATGTTGTCGCATCGCGTCGATGAAGCCATAGCGATCCACCGTCAGACGGTTCAGGTCAATCAGAATGGTGTAGAGGTGGCGGGCGTGCTTGGTGCCGGGCTCGTCGGGCGCCGGCAGGACCAGTTCATCGTGACGCGCCAAGGCCTGTTGGTACAGTTGCCAGAGGCGCTCGCGTCGGAGCCAGTTGCGTTCCAACTTGGCCAGCTGGGGTAACCCGAGGGCCGCCTGCATGTCGGTCATGTTGTACTTGAAGCCTGGATAGAGCACTTCGTAAGGCTGATAGCCTGCGGCACTGTAGCGTTTCCAGGCGTCGCGGCTGATGCCGTGCAGTCCACGAATCCGCAGGGCATCCGCCCAGGCGCCATCGTGCGTCGTGACCATACCGCCCTCGCCCGTCACCAGGTTCTTGGTGCTGTAAAAGCTGAAGGCCGCCATATCGCCGATGGCGCCGATCTTTTGACCGTGGTACCAGCTCTCGGTGGCGTGGGCCGCATCTTCCACCACGTGGAGGGAATGACGCTTGGCGATCGCCATCAGGGCATTCATGTCGCAGGGGCGCCCGGCAAAGTGAACGGGAATGATGGCGCGCGTGCGGGGCGAGATGGCCGCTTCAACCTCAGCAGGGGCCAGGTTGCCGGTGGCGAACTCCACGTCGGCAAAGATGGGGGTGGCCCCCACGTGGCAAACCACGTTGGCCGTGGCCGCAAACGTCAGCGCCGGCACGATCACCTCGTCACCGGGTCCGATCCCCAGCACGTCGAGCGCCAGGTGCAGGCCGGCGGTGCAGGAATTCAGCGCCACGGCATGAGGAACCCCGATGAAGTCCGCGAAACGTTGCTCGAAGGTCCGTGTGCGCGGCCCCGTTCCCAGCCAACCGGAACGCAAGGTCGCGAGCACCTCCGCCACCTCATCTTCTTCGATGAGCGGCAGGCCAAAGGTCAAGAATTCGCCACGCGGCGCCCGCAACGTCTCCGGCCCCGCGTCGATCCCGTTTGAATGCCTGTGATTGCGCACCAAGCACCTCCGTCCCACCTGCGGGGTTCAAGCCAGTCCAGTGTGCCGAGGGAGGGTTGCAGCCAGAAGGTCGAAGCGACCGAAGCGCCTCGTGCAGTTCAGATGAAAGGACGCCGCAAGCAGCGGGCGCGCCCAGCAATGCTGGCGAGACGCCTGCCGAGCCTTCACGAAACGTCATCTGCGCCCAGCCGCATTTTCAGGCGCATGGCACTACCATGAGGACCATCGCACCGGCACGGAGGTTCCTCGTATGTGGCCATACGGCCTGTTTCTGACCCTGCTGGGCACGAGCGCGGCGCTCGTGACCGTGCTCGCCCAGTTCTGGCTGCCCGTGTCGGGGCCACGTGCGGTGGTCACGCTGGGCCTGGTCACGGTCGTCTGTCTGGCCCCGAGCGTCCACGAGTGGGTGTATCAGGAACCATTGCTCCGAAACGCTCGACAGCAGCGGAGCCATCGCGTGGCCATGTGGCTCTCGGCCGGCTTATTGCTGCATGGCTTCTGGTGAGGGGAACGCCTGGCGCTGCCCGGGCACGCTAAGCGCGAACGGGCACAGCCGGAAGTTCGAGAGGCCCAAGCGCCTCGCGCTGGAACGCCAACAGGCTCTCGATGCCGCCGCCCGCCAGGGCCAGCATTTGGTCCAGCAACGCCCGGTCGTAGGCTCCCCCCTCAGCCGTGGCCTGGACTTCCACGAAACGCCCGCCTTCCAGGGCCACGACGTTCATATCCACCCCGGCGCGTGAATCTTCTTCATAACAGAGGTCAAGCATCGGGACACCGTCCACCACCCCCACCGACACCGCCGCCAGCGGGGCGATGATGGGCAGGCTGCCAATCAGTTTGCGCTCCTTCAGCCAACGCAACGCGTCCACCACCGCCACGTAGGCGCCGGTGATGGCGGCGGTCCGGGTCCCGCCATCGGCCTGCAGAACGTCGCAGTCAACCTGCAGCGTGCGTTCGCCAATTTTGGATAGGTCCACGCAGGCGCGCAGGGAGCGACCGATCAGGCGCTGAATCTCGTGTGTCCGTCCCCCGACCCGGCCCTGCGCGCTCTCCCGCTGGGTTCGGGTGTGGGTGGAACGGGGCAACAGGGCGTATTCCGCCGTCAGCCAGCCCTGTCCTGTCTGGCGCAGGAACGGAGGCACCTTGTCCTCCACACTGACCGTCACCAGGACGCGGGTCTCGCCCGCGCAGACCAGGACCGAGCCTTCGGCATGGCGCGTGTAACCACGCTGCAGCGAGAACGGTCTCAAGGCATCGCAGGCGCGACCATCGATACGGGAATGACTAGCCACGAGAGGACTCCTTTACACGATCATGAGTTCATATTCCCGACTGCCGAGCCCCAAATTCTGGGCGTGCTGAAGGGGGAACTCCCAGTCTACAGAAGGATGCAAATCGCGCCACTTGTCCGCGACGCCGGAACTCGAAAGGCGAGTATCGGGCAACCCGGCCGCCTGCAAGACCAGGTCTGCAGTGGCCTGGTCCAGCGCCACCGGGTCGCGAGAGCCGAGCAACCCGATGTCCGCCACGATGGGCGTATCGCTCAGCGGGTGCCCGTCCGGATCGGGCGTGATTTCCAGCAAGACATTCACAAACCCGCAGCGGCCCTCCTTCTGAGCAAAAATGGCCGCCGCGGCTTCCACGCAGGCCTGCTGGCGCGCACGCAGTGCCTCCGCGATCGCGGCCCCGGAGTCAGCCCCGTCCAACGTGCCCAGGATGGTCGCCTTACCGACGCGGGCCAGGCCTTCGAAGCCGAGTTGTAACAAGGCCCCGGCGAAGCCAGCCCAGGGATGCGCCGTCACGTGAGCGATCGATACCAGGCTGTCCGCGTGGGCGATCGCCCCGGCGACCGGCACCTCCCGCCCTATGGCCTGGCGCGGCACGGCACAGGGCACCTGGTCTCCGCCCGTGAGTCCGTCCGCCGCGACCAGCGGGATGCCTCCGAAGCCCTCGAACCCGTGGCGCTGAGCGCCGTTGAGCAGGTCCACGGCGTGGCGACGAGGGGAAGGTGGCGCAGGCAAGGTGCCGGTCAGAAAAGGAGTGGCACCGTCCTGGCGCAAGCGGGTGACCAGGCGCCGCACCAAGGGAGGGCGAACATGCGTGAGGTTTCCGATCTCCCCGAAGTGAAGCAGGACGGCGGTGAGGGCCCCGGGATACACCAACGACGAGAGCGCCGCGGCGTCGTAGAGGGCGTCGAGCTTCTCGAGCAGTCCCCCCCCATTCGTGGCGCGGCGGTGCGCAAAGATAACGTCCGAGGCCATATTCCCCCGATCGGCTTCACTCGATCCCGAGGGCTCGATCTTATCACTTCAACGGCAAACGACAGCCCCTCCCGTACAGCCCGGAAGTCAGCCTTGCTATAATTTCACGAGCATCACGTGCCGATGTGGGGAACGCCTTGTCCGACGAACTGATCGCCCCGGGGAAACGCCTCGAAAAACCGCTGCTTCATCCCACCACGGGCAACGTGCTCCTACCGGCCGGCACGGTATTGTCAGGCCCTTACATCGATCGCTTGACGCGTCAGGGACTCCTGCCCCAGCTCCGCGAGTGCATGGAGGGGTTCGATCCGGACAAGCAGGAAGGCAGCGGACTGCGCCTGCGCGATCTCGACGGTTTTGAGATCGAAATTCCGGACCTGCCGGCCATCCTGTTCGAGTTTCTGCCGCGGGCGACCCCGCCGGCTGCGGCGCCACCGGTCGCCGCGACAGCATCGTCTCTCGCGGCAGAGGCCCTCCCCCCGCCTCCGCCCGGAGAAGCGCAACCGGCCACCACGACGGAACTGCCCCTTCCGCCCATTTCACCAGCATTGCCCCTGCCCGAAACAGTTTCAGGCTTGCCACTCCTCGAAGAGGCGGCGCCAGCCCTGTTGCAGCGCTACCATCACAATCCGCGGCATGTGCTGTCGGAACGTGGGCTGCTGAGCGCCATGTTGACGGTCGATCAGATCGACGAACAACTCCGACATGGCAAGTTGCCGAGCTATCCCCCGCTGGCGGGCGTGGTTCAGGAAGTGATCGCGCGCTTGCAGGCGAATCAAGGCGCCCTGGCGGACGGCCTGGAATTGCGGATCGTTGACCAACCGCATCACCGCAGCCACCCGGTCAACGTGATGACGTTGTCGATTGCCATCGGGATCGCCCTCGC harbors:
- a CDS encoding GNAT family N-acetyltransferase; this encodes MSLPNRVRPTAQIASVDWNVSPPRWEALLMACREATYFHTNLWLEALEQGLGAQLARTKLTFTDGNWALLPLCLHRFAGGYLPLAIAGETGVYGALVSPRGLEEHALTEAFERVRQRYRSARVWDNPFARSEVVPRTASHWQPLSQSTHWLPLAPPEQMWAAFSRGCKARCNKARRLGVRVTWQTDAAAVAIFDRLYRESIQRWGPRLTWERPAAFFQAVVSRGDGNAQVAIAWREATPVAAMIFLHHGEGVHYLAGASATQEREAAPANALLEAALARYWRAGARYLDLGPSQGLEGVRQFKSSFGAQERAFSGWETIRPATRAFLALRYGLGRLHHRSGGS
- a CDS encoding DegT/DnrJ/EryC1/StrS family aminotransferase is translated as MRNHRHSNGIDAGPETLRAPRGEFLTFGLPLIEEDEVAEVLATLRSGWLGTGPRTRTFEQRFADFIGVPHAVALNSCTAGLHLALDVLGIGPGDEVIVPALTFAATANVVCHVGATPIFADVEFATGNLAPAEVEAAISPRTRAIIPVHFAGRPCDMNALMAIAKRHSLHVVEDAAHATESWYHGQKIGAIGDMAAFSFYSTKNLVTGEGGMVTTHDGAWADALRIRGLHGISRDAWKRYSAAGYQPYEVLYPGFKYNMTDMQAALGLPQLAKLERNWLRRERLWQLYQQALARHDELVLPAPDEPGTKHARHLYTILIDLNRLTVDRYGFIDAMRQHNIGTGVHFEPLHLQPYYRERFGYRVGQFPHAEEIGRRTVSLPLSPKMTEDDAWDVVSAVRRVLAQVAR
- a CDS encoding HD domain-containing phosphohydrolase, which gives rise to MSDELIAPGKRLEKPLLHPTTGNVLLPAGTVLSGPYIDRLTRQGLLPQLRECMEGFDPDKQEGSGLRLRDLDGFEIEIPDLPAILFEFLPRATPPAAAPPVAATASSLAAEALPPPPPGEAQPATTTELPLPPISPALPLPETVSGLPLLEEAAPALLQRYHHNPRHVLSERGLLSAMLTVDQIDEQLRHGKLPSYPPLAGVVQEVIARLQANQGALADGLELRIVDQPHHRSHPVNVMTLSIAIGIALAYDNKTLFTLGIAALCHDIGKAAIAPEVLNKVGALTPQDVELLRAHPLIGKRIMEKITWATPEMARIVYEHHERNHGGGYPLHLKGAQIHDSAKIIAVAEVYDALISDTSYRARYNPEFAYVTVRNGERMGLDPVVLKAFTRFVYPYPVNAYVVLEDRRIGQVVQNNRPDPLRPIVRVKEDLINLMDVPEIKIKDIHVQAFR
- a CDS encoding DUF362 domain-containing protein, coding for MASDVIFAHRRATNGGGLLEKLDALYDAAALSSLVYPGALTAVLLHFGEIGNLTHVRPPLVRRLVTRLRQDGATPFLTGTLPAPPSPRRHAVDLLNGAQRHGFEGFGGIPLVAADGLTGGDQVPCAVPRQAIGREVPVAGAIAHADSLVSIAHVTAHPWAGFAGALLQLGFEGLARVGKATILGTLDGADSGAAIAEALRARQQACVEAAAAIFAQKEGRCGFVNVLLEITPDPDGHPLSDTPIVADIGLLGSRDPVALDQATADLVLQAAGLPDTRLSSSGVADKWRDLHPSVDWEFPLQHAQNLGLGSREYELMIV
- the rph gene encoding ribonuclease PH, whose product is MASHSRIDGRACDALRPFSLQRGYTRHAEGSVLVCAGETRVLVTVSVEDKVPPFLRQTGQGWLTAEYALLPRSTHTRTQRESAQGRVGGRTHEIQRLIGRSLRACVDLSKIGERTLQVDCDVLQADGGTRTAAITGAYVAVVDALRWLKERKLIGSLPIIAPLAAVSVGVVDGVPMLDLCYEEDSRAGVDMNVVALEGGRFVEVQATAEGGAYDRALLDQMLALAGGGIESLLAFQREALGPLELPAVPVRA